In Roseomonas fluvialis, one genomic interval encodes:
- a CDS encoding Rrf2 family transcriptional regulator — protein sequence MRLSTRGRYAVMAMVDMAARTQAGTACAEGRPVTLAEIAAAQHLSVAYLEQLFARLRRAGLVASARGPGGGYRLARAPHDIPIADVVEAADEPIIATRCEDGSPGCLAGERCLTHDLWAELGDQIRLFLGGMTLADVVEGRVTGRARPPQPVQRAAE from the coding sequence ATGCGCTTGTCCACCAGGGGCCGATACGCGGTCATGGCCATGGTCGACATGGCTGCCCGCACCCAGGCCGGTACCGCCTGCGCCGAGGGCCGCCCCGTGACCCTTGCCGAAATCGCCGCCGCGCAGCATCTGTCCGTCGCGTATCTCGAACAATTGTTCGCCCGACTGCGCCGCGCCGGCCTGGTCGCCTCCGCCCGCGGCCCCGGCGGCGGATACCGCCTGGCCCGCGCGCCCCACGACATCCCGATTGCCGATGTGGTCGAGGCCGCCGACGAACCCATCATCGCCACCCGCTGCGAGGACGGATCACCGGGCTGCCTGGCCGGCGAGCGCTGCCTGACCCACGACCTCTGGGCCGAGCTCGGCGACCAGATCCGCCTGTTCCTCGGCGGCATGACCCTGGCCGACGTGGTCGAGGGCCGCGTCACCGGCCGCGCCCGCCCGCCCCAGCCGGTGCAGCGCGCGGCCGAATGA
- a CDS encoding anhydro-N-acetylmuramic acid kinase, translated as MRTIGLMSGTSLDGVDAAYLETDGETIQRIGPRLTLPYDPKLRRALRGLLDRAETLSETDPELLDAIRRITDRHAEAVEAIGLEADLVGFHGQTILHRPPVAGRNITPFTWQVGDAAALAKRTGMTVAYDFRSADVAAGGQGAPLVPVFHRALSAPLPKPLAILNLGGVANVTWLGPDGEMLAFDTGPANGPLDDWARQHTGKDYDAAGRLALAGQADGAVLGRLMAHPYLSAPPPKSLDRLDFDRALKDAGAAELSAADGAATLCAFCAVCVAAAARLFPEPPLQWLVAGGGRRNPAIMKALAGALEEPVRPVEVAGWDGDALEAQAFGLLAARVARGLPITFPGTTGVRRPLTGGRIVGSLL; from the coding sequence CTGAGAACCATCGGGCTCATGAGCGGCACCTCGCTGGACGGGGTGGACGCCGCCTACCTCGAGACGGATGGCGAGACGATCCAGCGGATCGGCCCGCGCCTCACGCTGCCCTACGACCCGAAGCTGCGCCGCGCCCTGCGCGGGCTGCTCGACCGTGCCGAGACACTGAGCGAGACCGACCCCGAATTGCTCGACGCCATCCGCCGCATCACCGACCGCCATGCCGAGGCGGTCGAGGCGATCGGCCTCGAGGCCGACCTGGTCGGCTTCCATGGCCAGACCATCCTGCACCGCCCGCCGGTGGCCGGGCGCAACATCACGCCCTTCACCTGGCAGGTCGGCGATGCCGCGGCGCTGGCGAAGCGCACCGGCATGACGGTGGCCTACGATTTCCGCAGCGCGGACGTGGCGGCCGGCGGGCAGGGGGCGCCGCTGGTGCCGGTGTTCCATCGCGCGCTGTCGGCCCCACTGCCCAAGCCGCTCGCGATCCTGAACCTGGGCGGCGTGGCGAACGTCACCTGGCTCGGCCCGGATGGCGAGATGCTGGCCTTCGACACCGGTCCCGCGAACGGCCCGCTCGATGACTGGGCGCGCCAGCACACCGGCAAGGACTACGACGCGGCGGGGCGGCTCGCGCTGGCCGGCCAGGCGGATGGCGCGGTGCTGGGGCGGCTGATGGCGCATCCGTATCTGTCCGCACCGCCACCGAAATCGCTCGACCGGCTGGATTTCGACCGCGCATTGAAGGACGCGGGTGCGGCGGAACTGTCGGCCGCCGATGGGGCGGCGACGCTCTGCGCCTTCTGTGCGGTCTGCGTGGCGGCCGCGGCGCGGCTGTTTCCGGAACCGCCGCTGCAATGGCTGGTGGCCGGCGGCGGGCGGCGCAACCCGGCGATCATGAAGGCGCTGGCAGGGGCGCTCGAGGAACCGGTGCGCCCGGTGGAAGTGGCCGGCTGGGACGGCGATGCGCTGGAGGCGCAGGCCTTCGGGCTGCTGGCGGCGCGCGTGGCGCGCGGGCTGCCGATCACCTTCCCCGGCACGACCGGGGTGCGGCGGCCGCTCACGGGTGGGCGGATCGTGGGGTCGTTGCTGTAG
- a CDS encoding cysteine desulfurase family protein: MTAGPVMHPAPVYLDANATEPLRPEARAAVLAALDLVGNPSSVHAEGRAARRVLEQARATLAQACGARPQDVVFTAGGTEANALAIRGLAPGRRVLAGATEHPAVLRAAPDATLLPVLADGTLDLAALESALATGGPALVCLMAANNETGVLHPIAPAAAICHAHGALLHVDAVQAAGRVPVALDGADSLAISGHKIGGPKGAGALVLRAGVDVTPLVAGGGQERGRRGGTEPLPAIAGLAAALAAAHADIGTPARLAALRDTIEASVTALAPEARFPGRAAPRLPNTTSILLPGVPAETQVIALDLAGVRVSAGAACSSGKVGASHVLAAMGLGADAACAVRVSLPWNAGADTAERFTQAWAAMHARLARRAA; this comes from the coding sequence ATGACAGCCGGCCCGGTGATGCACCCCGCGCCGGTCTACCTCGATGCCAACGCCACCGAGCCGTTGCGGCCGGAAGCGCGCGCGGCGGTGCTGGCCGCGCTCGACCTGGTCGGCAACCCGTCCTCCGTCCATGCCGAAGGCCGCGCCGCGCGGCGCGTGCTGGAGCAGGCGCGCGCCACCCTCGCGCAGGCCTGCGGCGCCCGGCCGCAGGACGTGGTCTTCACCGCCGGTGGCACCGAGGCCAATGCGCTGGCGATCCGCGGCCTGGCGCCCGGCCGCCGCGTGCTGGCCGGGGCCACCGAACACCCCGCCGTGCTCCGCGCCGCCCCGGACGCGACGCTGCTGCCCGTGCTGGCCGACGGCACGCTCGACCTCGCGGCGCTCGAGTCGGCGCTGGCCACCGGCGGCCCCGCACTGGTCTGCCTGATGGCGGCGAACAACGAGACCGGCGTGCTGCACCCGATCGCGCCAGCCGCCGCGATCTGCCACGCCCATGGCGCGCTACTGCATGTCGACGCCGTGCAGGCCGCGGGGCGCGTGCCGGTCGCGCTCGACGGTGCCGACAGCCTGGCGATCTCCGGCCACAAGATCGGCGGGCCCAAGGGCGCCGGGGCGCTGGTGCTCCGCGCGGGGGTCGATGTCACCCCGCTGGTCGCCGGCGGCGGGCAGGAACGCGGGCGGCGCGGCGGCACCGAGCCGCTGCCCGCCATCGCCGGCCTGGCCGCCGCGCTCGCCGCGGCCCATGCCGATATCGGAACGCCCGCGCGACTCGCCGCCCTGCGCGACACCATCGAGGCCTCGGTGACGGCCCTGGCGCCCGAGGCCCGTTTCCCTGGCCGCGCCGCGCCGCGCCTGCCGAACACCACCTCGATCCTGCTGCCCGGCGTGCCAGCCGAAACCCAGGTGATCGCGCTGGACCTCGCGGGGGTGCGGGTGTCGGCTGGCGCGGCCTGTTCCTCGGGGAAGGTCGGCGCGAGCCACGTCCTGGCGGCGATGGGGCTGGGGGCGGACGCCGCCTGCGCGGTCCGTGTCTCGTTGCCCTGGAACGCGGGCGCGGACACCGCCGAGCGCTTCACCCAGGCCTGGGCTGCCATGCACGCCCGCCTCGCGCGGCGCGCGGCCTGA
- a CDS encoding NAD(P)-dependent oxidoreductase — translation MPRILMMESPLSDIPTAREIAPPGMELIVAPFGSDAFKAALPGADFLVGFGNKAIDAGFYATAPKLKLFQLLSAGYDTVDIEAARGAGIPVCNNGGANSTAVSEHAMMLMMAVCRRLVWQHESVVTGRWRGNDPGSVKLFELRDKVLGLVGLGAIGKKVARLANAFGMRVQYYDIKRVSEAEEDALSVRFRLLNEILRTSDIVSLHVPLTPASKHMIGAEALAMMKPSAYLVNTCRGPVIDEAALIAALDGGVIAGAGLDVFDQEPPPADNPLFRMKNVILTPHYAGPTWDNQPARFRNAFDNCQRVARGERPLWIIPELQ, via the coding sequence ATGCCCCGCATCCTCATGATGGAGAGCCCCCTCTCCGACATCCCGACCGCGCGCGAGATCGCGCCCCCCGGCATGGAGCTGATCGTCGCCCCCTTCGGCTCCGACGCCTTCAAGGCCGCGCTGCCCGGGGCCGATTTCCTGGTCGGCTTCGGCAACAAGGCGATCGATGCCGGCTTCTACGCGACCGCGCCGAAGCTCAAGCTGTTCCAGCTGCTGTCCGCCGGCTACGACACCGTGGATATCGAGGCCGCGCGCGGTGCGGGCATCCCGGTCTGCAACAATGGCGGGGCCAATTCCACGGCCGTGTCGGAGCACGCCATGATGCTCATGATGGCCGTCTGCCGCCGCCTGGTCTGGCAGCATGAGAGCGTGGTGACTGGCCGCTGGCGGGGCAACGACCCCGGCTCGGTGAAACTGTTCGAATTGCGCGACAAGGTGCTCGGCCTGGTGGGCCTGGGCGCGATCGGCAAGAAGGTCGCGCGCCTTGCCAACGCCTTCGGCATGCGGGTGCAGTACTACGACATCAAGCGTGTGTCGGAGGCCGAGGAGGATGCGCTGAGCGTCCGCTTCCGGCTGCTGAACGAGATCCTGCGCACGTCGGACATCGTCTCGCTGCATGTGCCACTCACGCCGGCGTCGAAGCACATGATCGGCGCGGAGGCGCTCGCGATGATGAAGCCCAGCGCCTACCTGGTGAACACCTGCCGCGGCCCGGTCATCGACGAAGCCGCGCTGATCGCGGCCCTCGATGGCGGCGTGATCGCCGGTGCGGGCCTCGATGTCTTCGACCAGGAACCGCCGCCGGCCGACAATCCGCTGTTCAGGATGAAGAACGTGATCCTGACGCCGCACTATGCCGGCCCAACCTGGGACAACCAGCCCGCGCGCTTCCGCAATGCCTTCGACAATTGCCAGCGCGTGGCGCGCGGCGAGCGGCCGCTGTGGATCATCCCCGAACTGCAGTAG
- a CDS encoding Bug family tripartite tricarboxylate transporter substrate binding protein — protein MSALLRPHRLSPRLALGYLRRRRVVGASLAMAAAHRAVAQTPWPERPVRLVVGLPPGGQADLIARALVPHLASAFGQTFVVENRPGAGGTLAAAAVAQARDLHALGFVLGGPTTTARALNPALSYDPARDFTPVSLLVRVPFVLAVHPSLPVHDWAGFVAHVRANPGAVSYASIGAGTLTHLAMEELKARLGLDIAHVPYRGFPQATLDLVAGRVQAMFNVPSATLAHLSDGSLRAVVQTGDARLFTLPDVPTFEEAGLSDTSFFGWTGVVAPAGFPRDVADRLSRVIRAAYDTDPAARAGLDRTGTEFLGTSPAVFAAFQAREAARWTAVIARLGLRATD, from the coding sequence ATGTCCGCTTTGCTTCGCCCGCATCGTCTCTCGCCCCGGCTCGCGCTGGGGTATCTGCGCCGCCGCAGGGTGGTCGGTGCCTCGCTTGCCATGGCGGCGGCACACCGCGCCGTGGCGCAGACGCCCTGGCCCGAACGCCCGGTGCGACTGGTCGTCGGGCTGCCGCCGGGCGGCCAGGCGGACCTGATCGCCCGCGCGCTGGTGCCGCACCTGGCCAGCGCCTTCGGCCAGACCTTCGTGGTCGAGAATCGGCCTGGCGCCGGCGGCACGCTCGCCGCCGCGGCTGTGGCGCAGGCGCGCGACCTGCATGCGCTGGGCTTCGTGCTCGGCGGGCCGACGACCACGGCGCGGGCGCTGAACCCGGCGCTGTCCTACGATCCGGCGCGGGACTTCACGCCGGTCTCGCTGCTGGTGCGCGTGCCCTTCGTACTGGCGGTACACCCGTCGCTGCCGGTGCACGACTGGGCGGGGTTCGTCGCGCATGTGCGGGCGAATCCCGGTGCCGTGTCCTATGCGTCGATCGGCGCGGGCACGCTGACGCATCTGGCGATGGAGGAATTGAAGGCGCGCCTCGGTCTCGATATCGCGCACGTGCCCTATCGCGGCTTTCCGCAGGCGACGCTGGACCTGGTGGCGGGGCGGGTGCAGGCGATGTTCAACGTGCCCTCGGCGACCCTGGCGCATCTGTCGGATGGCAGCCTGCGCGCGGTGGTGCAGACCGGCGATGCGCGCCTGTTCACCCTGCCTGATGTCCCGACCTTCGAGGAGGCGGGCCTGTCCGACACGTCCTTCTTCGGCTGGACGGGGGTGGTGGCGCCGGCCGGCTTTCCACGCGATGTCGCCGATCGGCTGTCCCGCGTGATCCGCGCGGCCTACGACACCGACCCGGCCGCGCGCGCCGGCCTGGACCGGACCGGCACCGAGTTCCTTGGCACCTCGCCGGCGGTCTTCGCCGCCTTCCAGGCGCGCGAGGCGGCGCGCTGGACTGCGGTGATCGCCCGGCTGGGGCTGCGCGCGACGGACTGA
- a CDS encoding alpha/beta hydrolase gives MPEVMFAGPDGRLEGRYHHSKRPNAPVALILHPHPLHGGTMNNRVTYSLYQRFQAMGFSVLRFNYRGVGRSQGRYDGGIGEVSDACSGLDFLQAVNPNASMLWVAGYSFGSYVGMQVLMRRPEMGGFISISAPASHYDFGFLAPCPCNGLIFHGADDELVPEPSVRKLVDKLNTQKGITIDYRVMPGAGHVYTPEQTEKVVDAAEDHVMGVLNRSRMALAAD, from the coding sequence ATGCCCGAGGTCATGTTCGCCGGGCCGGATGGCCGGCTCGAAGGACGCTACCACCATTCGAAGCGCCCCAATGCCCCGGTGGCTCTCATCCTGCACCCCCACCCGCTGCATGGCGGGACCATGAACAACCGGGTCACCTACAGCCTGTACCAGCGTTTCCAGGCGATGGGCTTCTCGGTGCTGCGCTTCAACTATCGCGGCGTGGGCCGCAGCCAGGGCCGCTACGATGGCGGCATCGGCGAGGTCTCGGACGCCTGTTCGGGCCTGGATTTCCTGCAGGCGGTGAACCCCAACGCGTCGATGCTGTGGGTCGCGGGCTATTCCTTCGGGTCCTATGTCGGCATGCAGGTGCTGATGCGCCGCCCGGAGATGGGCGGCTTCATCTCCATCAGCGCGCCGGCCTCGCACTACGATTTCGGCTTCCTCGCGCCGTGCCCCTGCAACGGGCTGATCTTCCATGGCGCGGACGACGAACTCGTGCCCGAACCCTCGGTGCGCAAGCTGGTCGACAAGCTGAACACCCAGAAGGGCATCACCATCGACTACCGCGTGATGCCCGGTGCCGGGCACGTCTATACGCCCGAGCAGACCGAGAAGGTGGTGGACGCGGCCGAGGACCACGTGATGGGCGTGCTGAACCGCAGCCGGATGGCGCTCGCCGCCGACTGA
- a CDS encoding tripartite tricarboxylate transporter substrate binding protein, which translates to MVHSPTRRGLIAATLATPAVARAQGSGWRPDRQITMIVAFAPGGGTDAAARTIARFMERDLGQPVVVLNRPGAGGEIGFSELARARPDGYTIGFINTPTIVTIPIERRARFSLADFALIANIVDDPGGIWVLNDNPIRDFAGLLAAARAQPEAIGYGTTGIGSDDHLAILAIQRATNTRFLHIPFAGSSQVKQNLMSRAIPLAVMNMAEGMNEWRQGVLRPIVQMGATRWEPAASVPTLKELGLDIVEGSMRGMAAPAGMPPEVLERLALSVRRTVENEEFKALAVQQNLPLRFLAPPEYLAELQALKARYEALWAQHPWRE; encoded by the coding sequence ATGGTGCACAGCCCAACCCGCCGCGGCCTGATCGCCGCGACGCTCGCCACGCCTGCCGTCGCGCGCGCGCAGGGGAGCGGCTGGCGGCCGGACCGGCAGATCACCATGATCGTTGCCTTTGCGCCCGGCGGCGGGACCGACGCCGCGGCGCGCACCATCGCCCGCTTCATGGAGCGCGACCTGGGCCAGCCCGTGGTGGTGCTGAACCGCCCCGGCGCGGGCGGCGAGATCGGCTTCAGCGAACTGGCCCGCGCGCGGCCCGATGGCTACACGATCGGCTTCATCAACACGCCCACCATCGTGACCATCCCGATCGAGCGGCGCGCGCGGTTCAGCCTGGCGGATTTCGCGCTGATCGCGAATATCGTGGACGATCCGGGCGGCATCTGGGTGCTCAACGACAACCCGATCCGTGACTTCGCGGGGCTGCTGGCGGCGGCGCGGGCGCAGCCGGAGGCGATCGGCTACGGCACCACCGGAATCGGGTCGGACGACCACCTGGCGATCCTCGCGATCCAGCGCGCGACGAATACGCGCTTCCTGCACATCCCCTTCGCGGGGTCGTCGCAGGTGAAGCAGAACCTGATGTCGCGCGCGATTCCTCTGGCCGTGATGAACATGGCCGAGGGCATGAACGAATGGCGCCAGGGCGTGCTGCGCCCGATCGTGCAGATGGGCGCCACGCGCTGGGAACCGGCCGCCAGCGTGCCGACGCTCAAGGAACTCGGACTCGACATCGTCGAGGGGTCCATGCGCGGCATGGCGGCGCCCGCGGGGATGCCGCCCGAGGTCCTGGAGCGCCTGGCGCTGTCGGTCCGGCGCACGGTGGAGAACGAGGAATTCAAGGCGCTGGCGGTGCAACAGAACCTGCCGCTGCGCTTCCTGGCCCCGCCGGAGTACCTGGCCGAACTGCAGGCGCTGAAGGCGCGCTACGAGGCGCTGTGGGCGCAGCATCCGTGGCGTGAGTGA
- a CDS encoding alpha/beta hydrolase — protein sequence MSASHPAASRTVHFATNRARLSVGFDAFSPAPPDGRQLWLGQIAMQSLAAPGDTETTRHPLAPPDIIGEDDFADPAKGSAARALDAWLRDAHAQDAIALFFIHGFSNSFNSAVGRAAQIAEFYDGAGVRLVPLAFSWPSDGRVIDPQLLVLGLGGVVRQYQADQRDAELSGPALARLIVEIRRAADRARKARRPVRVVLLAHSMGNLALACALEAMQNGMLTQALDATFDHALLVASDVPDTALDHRQPLRGIALLAAGVTVVIAKDGMLAFASPAANEHKRRLGHFGPNDLAGLPGRIRVVDFVAGLQTEAEKPHLQVGSATTWDTVYHQYYRNDLSARADLAEVLRGDPPTRRDDPALGGPVQEGRSRHTSLRPLPPGAIA from the coding sequence ATGTCCGCATCCCATCCAGCCGCCAGCCGCACCGTCCACTTCGCCACCAACCGCGCGCGGCTGTCGGTCGGCTTCGACGCCTTCAGCCCGGCGCCGCCGGATGGCCGGCAACTCTGGCTCGGCCAGATCGCGATGCAGTCGCTCGCCGCGCCGGGGGATACCGAGACGACGCGCCATCCGCTCGCCCCGCCCGACATCATCGGCGAGGATGATTTCGCCGATCCCGCCAAGGGCTCCGCCGCGCGTGCGCTCGACGCCTGGCTGCGCGACGCGCATGCGCAGGATGCCATCGCGCTGTTCTTCATCCATGGCTTCTCGAACAGCTTCAACTCGGCGGTTGGCCGCGCGGCGCAGATCGCCGAATTCTACGACGGCGCCGGCGTGCGGCTGGTCCCGCTCGCCTTCTCCTGGCCGTCGGACGGGCGCGTCATCGACCCGCAATTGCTGGTGCTCGGCCTGGGCGGCGTGGTGCGGCAGTACCAGGCGGACCAGCGGGATGCCGAACTCTCCGGCCCGGCGCTGGCGCGCCTGATCGTCGAGATCCGCCGTGCGGCCGACCGGGCGCGCAAGGCCAGGCGACCGGTGCGCGTGGTGCTGCTGGCGCACAGCATGGGCAACCTGGCACTCGCCTGCGCGCTGGAGGCGATGCAGAACGGCATGCTCACCCAGGCGCTCGATGCCACCTTCGACCACGCGCTGCTGGTCGCCTCCGACGTTCCCGACACCGCGCTCGATCACCGCCAGCCGTTGCGCGGGATCGCACTGCTGGCCGCCGGCGTCACGGTCGTCATCGCGAAGGACGGCATGCTGGCCTTCGCCAGCCCCGCGGCGAACGAGCACAAGCGCCGCCTCGGCCATTTTGGGCCGAACGACCTGGCGGGACTGCCGGGCCGCATCCGCGTGGTGGATTTCGTGGCGGGCCTGCAGACCGAAGCCGAGAAGCCCCACCTGCAGGTCGGCAGCGCAACCACCTGGGACACGGTGTACCACCAATACTACCGCAACGACCTGAGTGCCCGCGCCGACCTGGCGGAGGTGCTGCGCGGCGACCCGCCCACGCGGCGCGACGACCCCGCGCTCGGCGGCCCGGTCCAGGAAGGACGATCGCGCCACACCAGCCTGCGGCCGCTGCCCCCCGGCGCGATCGCCTGA
- a CDS encoding CU044_2847 family protein, with product MPATLQVELADGRTVYFGGTGKDAAGLREVSVGESVAEASAAALERGLAGLRDVVAMLDRSVAGLVKKPEKVEVEFAAKLTGKANLWVVSGDASAEFKVKLTWGK from the coding sequence ATGCCCGCAACCCTGCAAGTGGAATTGGCCGATGGCCGCACGGTGTATTTCGGCGGTACCGGGAAGGACGCCGCCGGCCTGAGGGAGGTCAGCGTCGGCGAGTCCGTGGCCGAAGCCAGCGCGGCGGCGCTGGAGCGTGGCCTCGCAGGGCTGAGGGACGTGGTCGCGATGCTAGACCGCTCCGTCGCTGGGTTGGTGAAGAAGCCCGAGAAAGTCGAGGTCGAGTTCGCCGCCAAGCTGACAGGCAAGGCGAATCTGTGGGTGGTGTCGGGCGATGCCTCGGCCGAGTTCAAGGTGAAGCTGACCTGGGGGAAGTAG
- the tyrS gene encoding tyrosine--tRNA ligase — MSGPTSDFLRIARERGYIHQTSDEAELDAALNKGGLVAYIGYDCTADSLHVGHLLPTMLLRLLQKTGGRPIALIGGGTTKVGDPSGKDEARQLLTEEIIEANKVGIRRTFDALLDFDAGAMMLDNAAWLDELRYIPFLRDVGRHFSVNRMLTMDSVKLRLEREHSLSFLEFNYMLLQSYDFLELHRRHGAVLQMGGSDQWGNIVMGAELIRRMAGGHAHVLTTPLLTTASGAKMGKTAAGAVWLNPDRLGPYDYWQFWRNTEDADVGRFLALFTELPMDEVRRLGALAGAEVNEAKKVLATEATALLHGRAAAEAAAETARRAFEEGAAADTLPAITATLPAPFVDLAVAAGLAASKGEARRLIAQAGLRLNDAVVGDATLSVTAADLRDGAAKLSAGRKRHVLVRAL, encoded by the coding sequence ATGAGCGGCCCGACCAGCGACTTCCTGCGCATTGCCCGCGAACGCGGCTACATCCACCAGACCTCGGACGAAGCGGAGCTGGACGCCGCGCTGAACAAGGGCGGGCTGGTCGCCTATATCGGCTACGACTGCACGGCCGACAGCCTGCACGTCGGCCACCTGCTGCCGACCATGCTGCTGCGCCTGCTGCAGAAGACCGGCGGGCGGCCGATCGCGCTGATCGGCGGCGGCACCACCAAGGTGGGCGACCCCTCCGGCAAGGACGAGGCACGCCAGCTGCTGACCGAGGAGATCATCGAGGCGAACAAGGTCGGCATCCGCCGCACCTTCGATGCGCTGCTCGATTTCGACGCCGGCGCGATGATGCTCGACAACGCCGCCTGGCTGGATGAGCTGCGCTACATCCCGTTCCTGCGGGACGTCGGCCGGCACTTCAGCGTGAACCGCATGCTGACCATGGACAGCGTGAAGCTGCGGCTGGAGCGCGAGCATTCGCTGAGCTTCCTCGAATTCAACTACATGCTGCTGCAGTCCTACGACTTCCTGGAACTGCACCGCCGCCACGGCGCGGTGCTGCAGATGGGCGGGTCGGACCAGTGGGGCAACATCGTCATGGGCGCGGAACTGATCCGCCGCATGGCCGGCGGGCATGCGCATGTGCTCACCACGCCGCTGCTGACCACCGCGTCGGGTGCGAAGATGGGCAAGACCGCGGCGGGGGCGGTGTGGCTGAACCCGGACCGCCTCGGCCCGTATGACTACTGGCAGTTCTGGCGCAACACCGAGGACGCCGATGTCGGCCGCTTCCTCGCGCTGTTCACCGAATTGCCGATGGACGAGGTACGGCGGCTGGGCGCGCTGGCGGGTGCGGAGGTCAACGAGGCCAAGAAGGTGCTGGCGACCGAGGCGACCGCGCTGCTGCACGGCCGCGCGGCGGCCGAGGCCGCGGCCGAGACGGCGCGGCGCGCCTTCGAGGAAGGCGCGGCGGCGGACACGCTGCCCGCCATCACGGCCACGCTGCCCGCGCCCTTCGTCGACCTGGCAGTGGCGGCCGGGCTCGCCGCGAGCAAGGGCGAGGCGCGGCGCCTGATCGCCCAGGCCGGGCTGCGCCTGAACGACGCGGTGGTAGGCGATGCCACGCTGAGCGTGACCGCGGCCGACCTGCGCGACGGCGCGGCGAAGCTCTCCGCCGGGCGCAAGCGCCATGTGCTCGTACGGGCACTGTGA